CCAGGCAAAAAGTGAGAAAAAAAACACCTGCCCATTTCATTTTGACTTTCATGGTTCCCTCCTATCCGTTGATATTGGTCACAATATTCCCGTACACCGGGATATTAAATAACACCCTCTTTCCTGAGGTTTTCTATGTCTGCCTCGGAGTACCCAAGACCCTGGAGCACTTCTTCGGTATGTTCACCCAAAAGAGGCGGAGCCAAACGGATGGAGCCGGGGGTATCGGAGAGATAAAGAGGAATACCGAGGAGTTTCATTATACCGATGGTGGGATGAGGAACCTCTTCGACCATTTTCAGATGAACAACCTGAGGGTGTGTGAGCACCTCGCCAACGGTATTTATGGGACCACAGGGAACACCGGCCTTTTTAAGCCGGGATATGATCTCCTCACGGCTTTTCCGTCTCGTAAAATCGGTGATTAACTCCACCAGAACTTCACGATGCTTTACCCGATCCTTGTTGGTCTTAAACCTCGGGTCGTTTTTGAGATGCTCCAAGCCAAGAGCATCACACATTTTTATCCACAGCCAATCGTTGGGAACTGCGATGATCACATAGCCATCACCTGCCTCAAAGGCCTGATAAGGCGCAAGATTGGGATGGCCCGAACCCATCCTGCCAGGACTTTCCCCCGTGGCAAGAAAGGACTGACCCAGGTAGGTTTGAAGCGATACCACCGCTTGAAGTAGTGACACCTCAACATACTGACCTTTCCCCGTTTTTGTCCGGGCAAAGAGAGCGGCCATAACACCGAAGGCCGCATAAAGGCCCGTCGCAAGGTCAACTATTGAAAACCCCACCCTGACCGGCGGGCCCTCCGGTTCACCCGTGACGCTCATCAAACCGCCAAAGGCCTGCATGAGAAGATCATAGGCGGGTTCATCTTTCAGCGGACCCCTTCGACCAAAACCGCTAACGGCGCAATAGACAAGCTCCGGGTTAATCTTTTTGAGCTCTTCATAACCCAGTCCGAATTTTTCCATTGTTCCGGTGCGGAAATTTTCGATGAGCACGTCGGATTGGGCCGCAAGGGCTTTGATAATTTCCCGGCCCTGCTCACTTTTTAAATTAACGGTAATACTTTTTTTATTTCGGTTCAGACTGAGATAGTAGCAGCTTTCACCTCCCCATTCCGGGGGTTTATAGTGTCTTGTTTCGTCGCCCACACCCGGCTGTTCAACCTTGATGACGTCGGCTCCCATATCACCCAGAATCATTCCGCAGAAGGGGCCTGCCAGAGTTCTGGCAAGCTCAAGGACCCTGATACCCTGAAGGGGTTGAAGCATTTTAGGCCTCCGGGGGTTTTCTGTTCGACCGTATGAACGGTAGGTCACAACTCACTTTTTATAGCGCCTTCTACAAAAAGTCAAGCTTCTTTACCACAATTCCGCCTTTCTTCTATTTTAAACCGGCTATTCCTTTACCTCGAAAGAATTCAGAAATTTAATCATCTCCACAATCATACGATCACGCCATAATTCTCGGGCTTCCAAATCCGTCCCAAAGGCGGTCTCCAGCAAACTGACTTCTTCTACCACCTTCTCTTTTGCCTCCTCCGGAATCTCGGTCCACGTGGCCATATCTTCCCATCTACTCCTGTAGGAAGAAGAAAAGTGTTCAAAAAAACCTTCTATGTCGCCCCCGGCCATACTGGCCCTCATAAAAGGCCCCATAAAAGGGTCTCGGATCCCCAGCCCCAATCGAAAAGCCCTGTCTATGTCCTCAACCGAAGCCACCCCACGGCCCACCAGATCAACGGCTTCTCTAAGCACTGCGGCCTGAAAACGGTTAAGAATGTATCCCGGTACCTCTTTCTTAAGCCTGATGGGAACCTTACCCACCCGCTTCATAAACTCACATACCCTTTCGACAACTTCCGGCGACGTCAGCTCACCGCCAACGACTTCGACCACGGGAATGATGTGTACGGGCAGAAAGGGGTGAACCAGAACGCAACGCTCCGGATGCCGGAGTCCTTTCTGAATATCCGTCATCCTGAAGCCTGAAGAGCTGCTGGCAAGAATAACCGCCCGATCGGTCATTCCGTCCAGATCTTGAAAAACTTTTCGCTTTATCTGAAGCCTGTCCGGAACGGATTCTTGAACATAGTCCGCCCCTTCCAGGGCTCTTTCCATTACCGTCGTAAATTCGATCCTTCCTAAGGCTTCATCAACTTCGTCAGAAGTCACAAGGCCATGGTCTCTCAAAAGATTAAGGTGTTTTCTTATTCTTCGTTGAGCCTCTGAAAGAACCGTTTCTCCGATGTCATAAGCCGCGACGGGAAGCCCACGGAGCGCAAAGACAACGGCCCACCCCTGACCTATAAACCCCGAGCCTATGCATGCAACCTTTCGGACCTCCACATGACCGGTGTATAAACTATCGGTTCCCATTGCCGGTTATCCCTTCAGAAAGTTTTTTCAGCATTTCCCGCATTTCCTGCCTTATCTTTTGAGATTCGTAACGCCTTTCTATGGCAAATCGAAGCATATCCACGGTAATGCCTCTTTTCATGATTGCCATTAAAGCCAGAGCGCCAAAAGCCCTTTGATTTTTCTTTATACCCAGATCACGAAAACTGACTTCCTTAATCTCGGCAGGGCAAGCAGGGAGGTTCAACCCCGAGTCGCAAATAATCAGTGATTTTTCCGAAAGCTTTTCAAAAATAGCCCGCCTTCTTTCAACGCCTTCCTGGGCAACGGCAAGAACCACATCGGGACTTTTGATCCCGGTGTAGTGAATTTCATCTCCCGATAAAATGACTTCCGCAATCGACGGTCCCCTCAGGACCGTTATGTCGTATTCGTTTTTCTGCGCAACCCTCAGACCCGCACTCATCGCGGCAAGAGCCAGAACTTCTCCTGCCGTAACCACATGTTGTCCAGCCGCGCCGAGAATCAAAACCTCATATCTTCTTCTTTCCAGCGGCTCAAAGCGAATTTCTATTCCCTCCGGAAGCGATACGGGCTCGAGCTTCCCAAGGTGCTCCCTGTAAGCCTTTCCGTATTCGGTGCGCAGGTTATGTTCCACGAGACCCCGGAAAGGCGTTAATTTCACCGATTCCTCAAGCATCTTTGGCGTTAGCCTGTTCCGCCGGGAATATCGGCCCGGGCATATCTCTCTGATCTCAACCACACTAAACCCGTCAAATTTAACGGCCTCTTCGAGAATACCCGTGAGATTACCGTCCTGGGCCGAACAGACATACACAAAGGGGGCTCCCGCTGCCGCAGCAACCTCCGCAACGGGAAGGGGTTTTTCAATTCGGTTAAGAAAACTCGTGGTAACACTGGCATCCTGAGGAGTTGTAGAAGAATGCTGTCCTCCGGTCATTCCGAAGTTGAAGTTGTTCATTATTATCAGCGTCAGGTCCAGGTTGCGTCTGCAGGCCGCCAGGAAGTGAGCTCCTCCTATACCGACACCACCGTCACCCAGTGTAACGATTACCTTTAGTTCGGGTCTGCACATCTTAATCCCGGTGGCGTAAGTAAGAGCGCGTCCGTGCAGGCCATGAACGGCGTGGGTATTGAAAAAGGTATCGAAAAGGCCTGAGCATCCTATGTCGCTTACGATGCACACCCTGTCGCCCTGAAGGCCTAAATTAACGAGGGCTCTATCCAGTGCTTTGACCACGGTTTCGTGAGAACAGCCGGGACAGAAAACCGGCGGTCTTGAGGGATTTATAAGGCTCCCGGAGTTCATTTAGAAAGACTCCTTTCTATCTCCTCAGGCGTTATGAGTGTCCCGTTCATTTTGGTTATCGAGATGATGTCATCTCTACAGAGCACCCTGCTGATTTCCCGCACATACTGGCCTGTATTCATTTCAACCACGGCGATCCTTTCGTAATCCTTAGCTTTTTCTCTTATCAGCTTCTCCGGCACAGGCCACAGGGTTTTCAGCACCAGAAGGCTCACAGTTTGGGCCTTGGATTCCAGGGTTCTGGCCGCTTCCAGAGCAGACCGAGCGGTTATTCCGTAGGATATCACCAGTGTGTCTGCGTTATCTTTATGAAAATAGTCGTAAAAGGTAAACTCATCCACCGAGGAAATCAGCTTTTCTTCAAGCCGTCTGTTCTGTCTTTCTATGTGTTCAGGGTTAGTGGTAATGTAGCCGTCTTCTCCGTGAGTGGAGGAAGTAAAGCGACTGAGTCTACCTCTGGCGCCAATGGGCAGGAAATAAGGAACCCGACCATCGGAGGAGACTCTATAGGGCAGATACACCTCTTCCTTCGGTGCTTCCATCCGGTCTAGGAGAGGCGGTTTTTCCAGTTCATCCAGGTCAATCACCTCACGGGTCATTCCGATTTCCTTGTTGGAAGCAATAAAGACGGGACAGCGGAATCTTTCGGCGAGATTGAAAGCATGGATCGTCAGAGAGTAACAATCCGAGACGGTGGTGGGACACAGCACAATTGTAGGAAAGCCGCCGGTGTTTGACCATCTGATGAACTGGACGTCCCCATCGGCTCCTCTCGTTGCAGACCCGGTGGAAGGGCCCAGGCGCTGAACGTCAACAATAACAAGAGGTATTTCGCAGGCAATGGCGAAAGAAATATTTTCGCTATAAAGGCTTATACCGGGGCCCGATGTGGCCGTCATGGCCTTGTATCCTGCCATGGATGCACCGATACAGAAACCTATAGAAGCGATTTCATCTTCTCCCTGCATCACTATTCCACCGTTAGGAGGAAGGATTCTCAACATGGTGTGTAAGATTGTGGTAGCCGGTGTAATGGGATAGCCCGCAAAGAAGCGGCAGCCTGCATGCAGTGCTCCCCAGGCTACGGCTTCGTTACCCTCCCAGAATACCTTTCTCATAGCCTGTTCTCCTTAAACCGAGTTTCATCCCATGCCTGAGGATTCACAAGATTACGGGGGCGCTCGCCTTTCAGAACGGCAACGACATCACGGGCAACTTCTTCTGCCATCCTCTTAAGCGCTCCATCCGTCATTGCGGCCATATGAGGGGTAACGAGCACATTATCCAGGGTAAAGAAGGGGTGATCTGGCGGTGGAGGTTCCTTTTCAAACACGTCGATTGCCGCCCCGGCAATACGTTTCTCTTTCAGAATCTCGTAAAGATCCTTTTCCACGACAATACCACCTCTTGCCGCATTTATAAGATAGGCCGTCGGCTTCATGAGCCTGAGATAACGCATATCAATAAGCCCTCGGGTTTCTTCGGACAGGGGAACGTGTACGGACACGACGTCGGCTTCAACAAAAACTGACTCCAGGTCGCTCCGCGGTACGGCTCCACCCTGCCGAATTGCCTCTTCCGAAATGTAGGGGTCATAGGCTATCACCCTCATATCGAAACCGTCACGGCACTTCCGGGCAACCAGTCGGCCTATACGTCCGAAACCGACGAGCCCGAGGGTTTTTCCGTTTAGTTCTATGCAGGTAAAGCCAAGCCGCGTGACCAGCCCCGGAAGAGAACCATCCCTGTTGAACAGGCCTTCCCGGAGGGCTCTATCGGCCTCCTTGAACCTCTTTGCAAGATACCCCATGGCCATCACGACATACTCGGCAACGGACATGCTGTTGGCGTCGGGTGTGTTGACGACGATGACCCCTCTCTCGGTTGCGGCCTCAAGATCTATGTTATCCACACCTATTCCGTGCCTTCCGATAACCTTAAGACGAGGAGAGGCCTGAATCATTCGCCGGGTAACAGGTGAAGAACGAACGACGAAAGCATCGGCGTCCTTAAGTTCTTCTACGATGACCTCCTCCGACACACTCGGCGACACCATCACCTTACCGGCCTGCTCCAAAATGGTCATACCTGCTTCGTGAATCTTCTCGGCTAACAGTATCTTCATGAGATTTCTCCTTCTACACGGCGGGGAACCTGGGCTCCCGCCCTTCCAGGACGGCTATGACATCTTCGGCAACCATGCTCATCCTGTACATCCCCTCCTCGGTATGAGCGGCCATGTGAGGAGTCCCCACAAAGTTATCCAGCTTGAGGAGCGGATGATCTGCAGGCAGGGGCTCCTGCTCGAATACATCGGCCGCAGCACCTGCAATTCTTCTTTCCTTCAAAACCTCTATCAGATCCTCTTCTTTCCACACAGGACCTCGAGCCATGTTGATCACGAAGGCCGTGGGTTTCATCATTGTGAAGAATTTTCTGTCTATGAGATGCCTGGTCTCGGGAAGTAAGGGCAGGTTTATGGAGATTATATCGGACTGAGAAAACAACTCTTCCAGACTTACCCGACGGGCATTCATCAGCTTTTCGGCATCCTCTTTGGGCTCAACGTCAAAATATAAAACGGGCATTTCAAAACCGAAATGACATATCCGGGCAGTGCACTGGCCAATGTTGCCGAAACCCACAACCCCAAGGGTTTTTCCCTGTAGCTCGGTCGTGCGGATTTCGTATCGGGCGTTCCAATGGCCCTGTTTGAGTGCTTCAAAGGCGTGGTTGATCTTTTTCGCCAGAACCAGTGCCAGACCGACAAAATGCTCGGCAACGCTCTGAGCATTTGCCAGCGGGGTGTAAACAACGCGAATACCTTTTTCCCTGGCCGCTTCAAGATCTATGTTATCCAGCCCCACGCCGTGACGACCTATTACCTTCAACCTGGGAGCTGCTTCAATAACCCGCCGGGTTATAGCCCCTCGGGCTCTTATGACCACGGCGTCTACGTCGGCCACCTCCCGAACCAGGTCATCCTCTTCAAGAGACTCGGGAAACTTAACGTTGCATTTTTCCTTAAGCAGATTCACACCGGCTTCATGCATGTCTTCACAAAGCAACACGGAAAACCTCTTCTCCATTTTATCCTCCACAATGCTTTAGTGGGCAAAGGCCTCAACCGCCTCCAGCTGAGCAAGATAGCGTTCTTTGGCGTGAGCCAGATGTCTTTCTGCCAGTTCATCCAGCTTGGCAACATCTTTCTCTCTGAAAGCTTTTAAAAATTCCCTGTGTTCCTGAAGGATCGTTTGCAAAACGCCCGGAGACGACCACGATGCATAGCGCACGATATAGAGCCGCGTTCTGAGGTCCACTATGAGCTGGAACAGCACGGGGTTATCGGCCAGCTCAAACATGGCATCGTGAAATCTCGAATTTGTCTGAATCATTGCCTCAATGTCTCTCTTTTCATAGGCTTCTTCAAACCGATCCGCCAGCTCTTCCAGCCGATCGATGTCCTCGGGACGGATGTTCTTCAAGGCCAGCCTCAGGGCAAGACGCTCCAGTTGAACCCGAATAACAAAAATGTCTTCAATCTCTTTTTTGCTCAGGTCTTTAACCGTGGCTCCCTTATAGGGAGTAATCTGAACAAGGCCTTTCGTCTCAAGTATCTTGAGTGCATCCCGGACCGCATAGCGGCTGACATTGAGTCTGGAAGCAAGGTCGGTTTCGACGAGATGTTCCCTGGGTCTAAAAACACCCGTAAGGATCATGTTTTCTATTTTTTTCACCAGTGCATCCAGGTTAGAGCTTTTCTGCGGCATTGAACAATTCTCCCCCCTTAAATGACCGCCCCTATGTGCCAAGGCACAAAGGAGTCATCACCGAAACCGAAGGACTCACTCTTCGTTTTTTTACCCGAAGCAACCTCCAGAATTTCTCGAAATATACATTCACCCATTTCCCTCAAAGTTAACCCCTCGTCGATAATGGCACCTGCGTTAAGGTCCATATCTTTCTGCATACGCAAAAAGGTATCGCTGTTGGAAGCAATTTTTATCACCGGAGCAGGCTTACAACCCAGCACAGATCCTCGACCCGTGGTGAAGCATATAAGATGAGCTCCTCCGGCAACCATCCCTGTAATCGAGGTTACATCGTAACCGGGAGTATCCATAAAAACCAGCCCCGTTTCCGTTATCCTTTCGGCGTAATCATACACCGCCCTGAGTGAAGTGGTCCCGCCTTTGGAAACCGCTCCCAACGATTTTTCGTAAATCGTCGTAATTCCACCGGCTTTGTTCCCGGGCTGCGGGTTGTTGTCGAGCACACACCCGTGAAGCCCGGTGTAATTTTTCCACCACTCTATCTTTTCCGCCAGTTTCAGGGAAACCCGATCATTAACGGCTCTGGTCATTAGAATATGTTCCGCTCCGTAAATTTCGGGCGTTTCACTCAGTACGGCCGTTCCTCCGTACCCGACCAGCATGTCCACCGCTACACCCAGTGAAGGATTTGCAGTAATACCCGAGAATGCATCGGAACCGCCGCACTCTAGTCCCACCACAAGTCTGGATACCGGGACATCCACCCGCTTCACGGCTGAAGCTTCTTTTAATTCCCTCTCAAGCCAATCCCTTACGATTTCAACGGCCCTTTCGGTGCCGCCCACATCCTGAATGTTTACCGTAAGCAATCTGCTTCTGTCCTTCAGATAGTACTCATCCAGCAGAGCCTTCAGCTGATTCGTTTCACATCCCAACCCCAAAAGGACCACGGCAAAAAAGGAGGGGTGATTACAATATCCGGCAATGGAGCGCCGCAGGTTTGCAAGCCCCGGAGATCGGGCGGCCATTCCGCATCCCAGCGTGTGACCAAAGGCCACGACTCCGTCCACCCCCGGAAAGTCCTTTTCAAGTCGTGGCCGGAAAATATCGGCAATCCTTGATGCCACCGGGTTGGCACATGAGACCGTCGTCATTATTGCAACGTAATTTCGAATACCCACACTGCCGTCGGGTCTGAGGAAACCTTTAAAAACGGGCGGTTCATCGGGCTCCGATGTATCGGGGAAAAAACTCCTGCCAGCAGCAACCTTCCTATCTCCCGGAACCTCACCCGCCACCATGTTATGATCGTGAACATGTTCACCGGGAAGAATATCTTTCGTTGCAGTTCCTATGTAGTGCCCATACTTGAAAACAGGGCTTCCTGCCGGGATCGGACTGACGGCAAACTTATGACCACGGGGAACATGATCCCTTAAAACTACCCGGAGCCCACCAACCTGCAGGCAACTACCTTCGGCAATATCCTTCAGGGCCACAGCCACATTGTCGCTTCTATGAATGAGGATTGCACCTGTCCTTACGGCATCCATGCGATCACTCCCTGAGCCTTGCCCCTTCTGAAACTTTACCCACCAGCATGGAGTAGCGTGCCAGGACCCCCTTCACGGCTTTTTCCCTTATCTTAACGGTCTTGCGCCGCCTCTCGAGTTCGGCCTCGTCAACCTTCAAATCTATCCTTCTACCCGGCAAATCGATCTCAATAACATCCCCGTCCATGACATAAGCTATGGGACCACCAAGAGCTGCTTCCGGTGAAACATGGCCCACGCACAGCCCCCGGGTCGATCCCGAAAATCGTCCGTCCGTCACAAGGGCACATTCCTTGCCCAGACCCATTCCCACGAGAGCCGCCGTTGCCGATAGCATTTCTCTCATACCCGGCCCTCCCTTAGGGCCTTCATACCGAATAACCACAACATCACCGGGCTTTATCTTTCCGTCGTATATAGCGTGCTCCGCATCCTGCTCATTATCAAAAACCCTGGCCCTGCCCCGGAAATATTTCACCGACAGATCCACGCCGGTCTGCTTAACGCAGGCTCCGTCAGGAGCCAGAGTTCCGAAAAGGATGGCATAGCTTCCCTCTTCTTTTACAGGGTTATCCAGAGGCCGGATAACTTCATCGTCATTGATCACGGCCCTGGCCGCCACGTCCCTAATCTTCATACCCAGAACATTAACTTCGTCGGGATTCAGAAGAGGCATCAAGCGTTTGCAAACAGCCGGAATACCTCCGGCCATGTCCAGATCCAGAAGGGTAAAGGGACCTGCGGGCTTGAGATGGCATATATAGGGAGTTGTTCTGCTCAGGGTATCAAAATCCTTCAGAGAAATATCTATTTCCGCTTCGGCTGCTATGGCGGGAGCGTGAAGCAGAAGGTTGGTCGATCCGCCGACGGCGGCACAAACTCTTACGGCATTTTCAAAGGCTCCTCTGGTCATGATGTCCCGGGGTTTGATGTCTTCACGGACAAGCCGAAGGACTTCCAGGCCGCTTTGACGGGCAATACGCTTTTTTTCGGATGATACTGCGTGAGCCGTGGACGATCCCGGCAAGGTTACTCCCAGAACTTCGGCAAAACACGCCATTGTGTTGGCCGTACCCATCATGGCGCAGGAACCGGGCCCGGGACAGACGCTGCACTCAAGCTTTAGGACCTCCTCGTCGGTCAACTCGCCGCGACGCCACCTCCCCACGCCCTCCCTCATGTCCGGAATGGCAACCTTGCGGCCCTGAAAATAACCGGGCAACATCGGACCACCGGTTACCATAATTGACGGGAGATTCAGCCGTGCCATTGCCATGAGCATTGCCGGCTCAATCTTGTCGCATCCACCGATAAAAACCAGACCGTCCAGTTGCTGAGCCTCCACCACCAGTTCAATGGAGTCGGCTATCCAGTCCCTGCTGGGCAAAACGTAACACATCCCACGATGCCCCTGCGTAATACCGTCACATATTGCTATGGTATTGAACTCAAAAGGAATACCTCCAGCCTCGTACACACCTTTCTTAACCTCTTCACTCAACTCCCTCAAATGTCGATGACCCGGATGCATCTCATTCCAGGAGTTAACAATCCCGATAAAGGGTTTATCCAAATCCCGATCCAGAAGCCCGAGAGAACGGAGATGGGCCCTCTGGCCTGCCCTTGCAGGCCCATCAACGATTATTCTGCTTCTGTAGGTCTTTGTGATCTTTAAATAGCTCACCGGTTCACCCCCTTTATTCGAAAGGAATTAGCCGCAATTCTTCATCAAACTCGGGAACGAAGGATCGATTTTCGACCACGATGTTGGGCAGCCCCTGTAACTCCGCAACGACGGGTTCAGTAGCCCAGAAAGTCTCCAGCTCCAGTGTGTTCTTGATTCGAACCATACGGATCCTGTGAGGGTCAGGCACCATGTCCAGAGCCAGCTCAAAGGCCTCCTTATCGCTATCCACCACGAGAGGCATTCGGGCGGATCTCAAAACCCTTGATGTTCTGGCGTTCGTGTAGGTTGCGTTCCAATCGACCTTATCTATCAGTCTTCTGGGAACAATGTCGGCCATGCCGATTCCGGTAGCATTCCCGTGGGACGCCGGCGTGAGATCCAGAACGATAACGGTTCTGTAATCCGGCTTTCTCTCGCCGCCTTCCCTTCTCCAGAAACCTATAACGTTGGGGTCCATTCCGGCACCGCTTATGTCCTTGCCCATGCGGTCGATAATAAGCGTATCGAGATCGTCCACGGGAATTCGGGGGAATACCTCCCAGGCATCAAGGAGTAGCGCCCTGTCCACATCCACGAATTCCTCCGGGCCGGCAACCTTTAGCCTGTAAAGCTCGTGCCGCTCATTCTCCACGACGGCCACACCGAAAAGCACGGAGACTTTACTCAGGATAAGCCTTGCGGCCGGAACTATGGTCTTGCCCAGCTGAAACTTGTGCATATAAGAGGCTCCCTTTTGCCTGCCCAGACCCACGGCAAGCATTTTACAAAGCCCCGATTCCACATCGGAGCGAAAGGCCGTGTGGGGTTTGACCCTGTTGATAACGACGAGGTGATCGGCATCAAGGGCATCTCTGGCAAAATAGACCCTTGCCCCCGAATCCAGCTCCCCCAGACAGACTACATCCATGCTGGCAACTATCGGAGCACCTACCACATCTTCTTTGATACCCAGATTTCTCAACACATCTGCCTGTCCCTCGGCAGTAGCAGCACCGTGAGATCCCATGGCCGGCGTTACGTAGGGCTTAAGACCCAGTTCTTTGAGAAAAGCCACCACTTCTTTCACCATATCAACAATACGGGCAACGCCACGGGATCCGACACCAATGGCCACACTCTGGCCGGGACGTACACGGCCGTGCAGATCCAGACTCTTAAGCTGCCGTCTCAGCTCGCCTACAGGATCCTTTATGGACTCGGACCTGAAAATCTGTCTCACCTTACGAAATTCAGGATAACCCATCGCCAGATACCCTCCCGTATTATCACTTTCCTATTTTGCCAGGCTCCCCTTTAGGTTTCACAATCAACGGTTTGACCTGTGAATAGACCGTAAAAATCAGGAAAGCGAGCATAATAATGCTGAAAGGTCTGATCAGCATTCCCAGATAATTGTCACCGTAAGTTATAAGGGCTCTGCGCAGAGCCGTATCGGCAATTTTGCCGACAAGTATCCCCAAAACCATGGGGGCAAGAGGGTAATTGCGCAGACGCAGGAAAAACCCAAGAACGCCAAAGCCCAGCATGCAGTAAACATCGAAAAGGGTGAAACCGGCAGCCCAGGCTCCTAGAACACCAAGGGCGGCCGCAACGGGCAATACTATTTCTCGAGGGCTTGACAGGATGTGTATAAAAGCCGGCGACAGAATAATCCCACCCAGTCTGGAGCAAATAGCAGAAAGCCAGAAAAGACACACCACTTCGGCAACAAAGCCGGGTTGTTCGATCATGAGCATAGGGCCGGGCCTTATTCCGTACATGAACATTGCGGCCATAAGAATTGCCGT
This Thermodesulforhabdus norvegica DNA region includes the following protein-coding sequences:
- the ilvD gene encoding dihydroxy-acid dehydratase, which translates into the protein MSYLKITKTYRSRIIVDGPARAGQRAHLRSLGLLDRDLDKPFIGIVNSWNEMHPGHRHLRELSEEVKKGVYEAGGIPFEFNTIAICDGITQGHRGMCYVLPSRDWIADSIELVVEAQQLDGLVFIGGCDKIEPAMLMAMARLNLPSIMVTGGPMLPGYFQGRKVAIPDMREGVGRWRRGELTDEEVLKLECSVCPGPGSCAMMGTANTMACFAEVLGVTLPGSSTAHAVSSEKKRIARQSGLEVLRLVREDIKPRDIMTRGAFENAVRVCAAVGGSTNLLLHAPAIAAEAEIDISLKDFDTLSRTTPYICHLKPAGPFTLLDLDMAGGIPAVCKRLMPLLNPDEVNVLGMKIRDVAARAVINDDEVIRPLDNPVKEEGSYAILFGTLAPDGACVKQTGVDLSVKYFRGRARVFDNEQDAEHAIYDGKIKPGDVVVIRYEGPKGGPGMREMLSATAALVGMGLGKECALVTDGRFSGSTRGLCVGHVSPEAALGGPIAYVMDGDVIEIDLPGRRIDLKVDEAELERRRKTVKIREKAVKGVLARYSMLVGKVSEGARLRE
- a CDS encoding lactate racemase domain-containing protein yields the protein MGYPEFRKVRQIFRSESIKDPVGELRRQLKSLDLHGRVRPGQSVAIGVGSRGVARIVDMVKEVVAFLKELGLKPYVTPAMGSHGAATAEGQADVLRNLGIKEDVVGAPIVASMDVVCLGELDSGARVYFARDALDADHLVVINRVKPHTAFRSDVESGLCKMLAVGLGRQKGASYMHKFQLGKTIVPAARLILSKVSVLFGVAVVENERHELYRLKVAGPEEFVDVDRALLLDAWEVFPRIPVDDLDTLIIDRMGKDISGAGMDPNVIGFWRREGGERKPDYRTVIVLDLTPASHGNATGIGMADIVPRRLIDKVDWNATYTNARTSRVLRSARMPLVVDSDKEAFELALDMVPDPHRIRMVRIKNTLELETFWATEPVVAELQGLPNIVVENRSFVPEFDEELRLIPFE